One genomic window of Medicago truncatula cultivar Jemalong A17 chromosome 1, MtrunA17r5.0-ANR, whole genome shotgun sequence includes the following:
- the LOC25481014 gene encoding probable leucine-rich repeat receptor-like protein kinase At1g35710 yields MLQSMKLFPLSCLLWFFCMFVMATSPHASSKTQSSEANALLKWKASFDNQSKSLLSSWIGNKPCNWVGITCDGKSKSIYKIHLASIGLKGTLQNLNISSLPKIHSLVLRNNSFFGVVPHHIGVMSNLETLDLSLNELSGSVPNTIGNFSKLSYLDLSFNYLSGSISISLGKLAKITNLKLHSNQLFGHIPREIGNLVNLQRLYLGNNSLSGFIPREIGFLKQLGELDLSMNHLSGAIPSTIGNLSNLYYLYLYSNHLIGSIPNEVGKLYSLSTIQLLDNNLSGSIPPSMSNLVNLDSILLHRNKLSGPIPTTIGNLTKLTMLSLFSNALTGQIPPSIYNLVNLDTIVLHTNTLSGPIPFTIGNLTKLTELTLFSNALTGQIPHSIGNLVNLDSIILHINKLSGPIPCTIKNLTKLTVLSLFSNALTGQIPPSIGNLVNLDSITISTNKPSGPIPPTIGNLTKLSSLPPFSNALSGNIPTRMNRVTNLEVLLLGDNNFTGQLPHNICVSGKLYWFTASNNHFTGLVPMSLKNCSSLIRVRLQKNQLTGNITDGFGVYPHLVYMELSDNNFYGHISPNWGKCKKLTSLQISNNNLTGSIPQELGGATQLQELNLSSNHLTGKIPKELGNLSLLIKLSINNNNLLGEVPVQIASLQALTALELEKNNLSGFIPRRLGRLSELIHLNLSQNRFEGNIPIEFGQLEVIEDLDLSGNFLNGTIPSMLGQLNHIQTLNLSHNNLSGTIPLSYGKMLSLTIVDISYNQLEGPIPNIPAFLKAPIEALRNNKGLCGNVSGLEPCSTSGGNFHNFHSHKTNKILDLVLPLTLGTLLLALFVYGFSYLFYHTSRKKEYKPTEEFQTENLFATWSFDGKMVYENIIEATEDFDNKHLIGVGGHGNVYKAELPSGQVVAVKKLHLLEHEEMSNMKAFNNEIHALTEIRHRNIVKLYGFCSHRLHSFLVYEFLEKGSMYNILKDNEQAAEFDWNKRVNIIKDIANALFYLHHDCSPPIVHRDISSKNVILDLEYVAHVSDFGTSKFLNPNSSNMTSFAGTFGYAAPELAYTMEVNEKCDVYSFGILTLEILYGKHPGDVVTSLWQQASQSVMDVTLDPMPLIDKLDQRLPHPTNTIVQEVSSVLRIAVACITKSPCSRPTMEQVCKQLVMS; encoded by the exons ATGCTTCAGAGCATGAAGCTGTTTCCATTATCATGTCTTCTTTGGTTCTTTTGTATGTTTGTAATGGCAACATCACCTCATGCTTCGTCAAAAACGCAAAGCAGCGAGGCAAATGCTTTATTGAAATGGAAAGCAAGCTTTGACAACCAAAGCAAGTCATTGCTCTCTTCATGGATTGGTAATAAGCCTTGCAATTGGGTGGGAATCACATGTGATGGCAAGTCAAAATCTATCTACAAGATACATCTTgcaagtattggactaaaaggTACACTTCAAAATCTCAATATCTCATCACTTCCAAAAATCCATAGCTTAGTTTTAAGAAACAACTCATTCTTTGGAGTTGTTCCACATCATATTGGTGTAATGTCCAATCTAGAAACTCTTGATTTGTCACTAAATGAACTCTCTGGTAGCGTTCCCAATACCATTGGTAATTTCTCCAAACTATCCTATCTTGATCTCAGCTTTAATTATCTCAGTGGGTCTATCTCTATTTCTTTAGGAAAGTTGGCCAAAATAACAAATCTCAAGTTACATTCCAATCAACTTTTCGGCCACATTCCTCGTGAAATAGGAAATTTAGTCAACCTCCAGAGACTATATCTTGGAAATAACAGCCTTTCTGGCTTCATTCCTCGAGAAATTGGATTTCTAAAACAACTCGGTGAACTTGACTTGTCTATGAATCATCTCTCCGGTGCAATCCCTTCTACAATTGGAAATTTGAGCAATTTATATTATCTTTACCTTTATTCAAACCATCTCATTGGTAGCATTCCGAATGAAGTTGGAAAACTTTATTCCCTTTCCACAATCCAGTTGTTAGACAACAACCTCTCAGGGTCAATCCCTCCATCCATGAGTAACTTGGTCAATTTGGATTCTATTCTCCTTCATAGAAATAAACTCTCGGGACCAATTCCTACCACTATCGGAAATTTGACAAAACTCACAATGTTATCTCTTTTCTCAAATGCTCTCACCGGACAAATTCCACCTTCCATATATAACTTGGTCAATTTGGATACTATTGTCCTTCATACAAATACACTATCTGGACCTATTCCTTTCACTATAGGAAATTTGACAAAACTCACTGAGTTAACTCTTTTCTCAAATGCTCTCACCGGACAAATTCCACATTCCATAGGTAACTTGGTCAATTTGGATTCTATTATCCTTCATATAAATAAACTCTCGGGACCAATTCCTTGCactataaaaaatttgacaaaactCACAGTGTTATCTCTTTTCTCAAATGCTCTCACCGGACAAATTCCACCTTCCATTGGTAACTTGGTCAACTTGGATTCTATTACCATTTCAACAAATAAACCCTCTGGACCAATTCCTCCCACTATCGGAAATTTGACAAAACTCAGTAGCTTACCTCCTTTCTCAAATGCATTAAGTGGCAACATTCCAACCAGAATGAATAGAGTTACCAATTTAGAAGTTTTGTTGTTAGGTGATAATAATTTCACAGGTCAATTACCGCACAACATTTGTGTTAGTGGAAAGTTATATTGGTTCACTGCATCCAATAATCATTTCACAGGATTAGTTCCAATGAGTTTGAAGAATTGCTCCAGCCTTATTAGAGTTAggcttcaaaaaaatcaattaactgGAAATATAACAGATGGTTTTGGTGTTTATCCACATTTGGTCTACATGGAATTAAgtgataataatttttatggCCATATATCACCAAATTGGGGTAAGTGCAAGAAACTCACAAGTCTTCAAATCTCCAACAATAATTTAACTGGAAGCATACCGCAAGAACTAGGTGGAGCAACACAATTACAAGAACTTAATCTGTCTTCAAACCATCTTACTGGAAAAATTCCAAAGGAGCTAGGAAACTTATCTTTGTTAATCAAACTCTcgataaataacaataatcttTTGGGAGAAGTTCCTGTACAAATTGCATCACTGCAGGCACTAACTGCCTTGGagcttgaaaaaaataatttaagtggCTTCATCCCTAGAAGACTTGGAAGGTTGTCTGAGTTAATACATTTGAATTTGAGCCAAAATAGGTTTGAAGGAAACATTCCCATTGAGTTTGGCCAATTAGAAGTTATTGAAGATCTTGACCTTAGTGGAAATTTTTTGAACGGAACCATACCATCAATGCTTGGACAGTTAAATCACATACAAACATTGAATCTTTCACATAATAATCTTTCTGGAACCATTCCTTTGAGCTACGGTAAGATGTTAAGCTTGACAATTGTTGATATATCATACAACCAATTGGAGGGTCCGATTCCTAACATTCCAGCCTTCCTAAAAGCTCCAATTGAAGCACTGAGAAATAACAAAGGCTTGTGTGGTAATGTCTCTGGTCTAGAGCCTTGCTCAACATCAGGTGGAAACTTTCATAACTTTCATAGTCATAAGACTAACAAAATTTTGGATCTAGTTTTACCCCTCACTCTTGGAACTCTATTGTTAGCATTATTTGTTTATGGGTTCTCATACCTTTTCTACCACActtcaagaaaaaaagaatacaagCCTACAGAAGAATTTCAAACTGAAAATCTCTTTGCAACATGGAGCTTTGATGGAAAAATGGTATATGAGAACATAATCGAAGCCACAGAAGATTTTGACAACAAGCATCTCATTGGGGTTGGAGGACATGGAAATGTTTACAAAGCAGAGTTGCCTTCAGGTCAAGTTGTAGCTGTGAAGAAACTTCATTTATTAGAACATGAAGAAATGTCTAATATGAAAGCATTCAATAATGAGATCCATGCTTTGACAGAAATTCGACATCGCAACATTGTGAAGTTATACGGCTTTTGTTCACATCGACTACactcatttttggtttatgaatTTTTGGAGAAGGGTAGCATGTACAACATTTTGAAGGACAATGAACAAGCTGCTGAATTTGATTGGAATAAGAGGGTGAATATCATTAAAGATATAGCTAATGCCTTATTCTATCTGCATCATGATTGTTCCCCTCCTATTGTTCATCGAGATATATCCAGCAAGAATGTTATTTTGGATTTGGAATATGTAGCTCATGTCTCAGACTTCGGAACATCCAAGTTCCTAAATCCCAATTCATCCAACATGACTTCTTTTGCAGGCACCTTTGGATATGCAGCTCCAG AACTTGCATACACAATGGAAGTAAATGAGAAATGTGATGTGTATAGTTTTGGGATATTAACCTTGGAAATACTTTATGGAAAGCACCCTGGAGATGTTGTAACTTCTTTGTGGCAGCAAGCTTCACAAAGTGTTATGGACGTGACACTTGATCCTATGCCATTGATAGATAAATTGGACCAACGTCTCCCTCATCCCACAAATACCATTGTTCAAGAGGTGTCTTCTGTGCTAAGGATTGCAGTTGCTTGCATAACAAAAAGCCCGTGTTCTCGCCCTACCATGGAGCAGGTCTGCAAGCAGCTTGTAATGTCATAG
- the LOC25481012 gene encoding uncharacterized protein, producing the protein MSNSSSYSSSSSEYLETLLTSAKPFLRNELISIDPKLPSLITILRSVGASECWHKHGTFLEHLIDIFRILHLWKSPYSVSLCGLFHSAYSNSYVNLAIFDPSTSREVVRGHVGVEAERLIHLFCVVPRQSLIHDDLLFHYSDKELCHDLEKSELSLRNAKEKGIFNKDESWRKKLQGLVPADGIKVKHIRTGEDVKLSRRVVAVFVMMTMADFCDQLFGFQDMLFENFDGRLEFKGNNFGAVWPGNGKPGLWLNSISRMGAVYNLILREEEIFLEEKKKMLGVKGVNGVDYERDEHIELVLPPVFAKCTKVLDARDQIVARDLYWEAMICEEGLEKIEELLVKSIEKNPFVGEPYVVLSQVYLTKGRFEEGEKEAERGLTLLLEWGCHWDKRISWEGWIAWTRVLLMKAKEKSWPNTSWGILNLGLVK; encoded by the coding sequence ATGTcaaattcttcttcttattcatcAAGTTCAAGTGAATACCTCGAAACCCTCTTAACCTCAGCTAAACCCTTCCTTCGTAACGAGCTCATTTCCATCGATCCCAAACTCCCTTCCCTAATCACAATCCTCCGTTCTGTTGGTGCATCTGAATGTTGGCACAAACATGGAACTTTCCTTGAACACCTTATTGATATTTTCCGCATTCTCCATCTTTGGAAATCTCCATACTCCGTGTCTCTTTGTGGCCTATTCCACTCAGCATACTCCAATTCCTATGTTAATCTTGCTATCTTTGATCCTTCAACCTCTCGCGAAGTTGTTCGTGGACATGTTGGCGTAGAAGCTGAGCGTCTGATtcatttgttttgtgttgttccTAGACAATCTCTTATTCATGATGATCTACTTTTTCACTACTCTGATAAGGAGCTTTGTCATGATCTTGAAAAATCAGAATTGTCTTTGAGGAATGCAAAGGAGAAGGGGATATTTAATAAGGATGAAAGTTGGAGGAAGAAATTGCAAGGTCTTGTTCCTGCTGATGGGATAAAAGTGAAGCATATTCGTACAGGTGAAGATGTGAAGCTTTCGAGGAGGGTTGTCGCGGTTTTTGTTATGATGACTATGGCTGATTTTTGTGATCAGCTTTTTGGTTTTCAAGATATGTTGTTTGAGAACTTTGATGGTAGGCTTGAGTTTAAAGGGAACAATTTTGGTGCTGTTTGGCCGGGAAATGGTAAGCCGGGTTTGTGGTTGAATTCTATTTCGAGGATGGGAGCTGTTTACAATTTGATTCTGAGAGAGGAAGAGATATTCttggaagaaaagaagaaaatgttggGAGTAAAAGGAGTTAATGGTGTTGATTATGAGAGAGATGAACATATTGAGTTGGTTTTGCCACCGGTTTTCGCTAAATGTACCAAGGTTTTGGATGCAAGGGATCAAATTGTTGCAAGGGATTTGTATTGGGAAGCTATGATTTGTGAAGAAGGGTTGGAGAAGATTGAGGAGTTGTTGGTGAAGAgtattgagaaaaacccttttGTGGGAGAGCCATATGTGGTGTTGAGTCAAGTTTATTTGACAAAGGGTAGATTTGAAGAGGGTGAGAAAGAAGCTGAGAGAGGATTGACTCTTTTGCTTGAATGGGGATGTCATTGGGATAAAAGGATTTCTTGGGAAGGTTGGATTGCATGGACTAGAGTTTTGTTAATGAAGGCAAAAGAGAAATCTTGGCCAAATACTTCATGGGGTATCCTCAATTTAGGTCTTGTAAAGTAA
- the LOC25481013 gene encoding MDIS1-interacting receptor like kinase 2 has translation MEDLYFVYKYLPWHYNNKSLSLIRNFLCVQISKMFQKMKPLPLLCVRLFFYVFVIATSPHATTKIQGSEVDVLLKWKASFDNHSRALLSSWIGNDPCSSWEGITCCDDSKSICKLNLTNIGLKGMLQSLNFSSLPKIRILVLKNNSFYGVVPHHIGVMSNLETLDLSLNRLSGNIPSEVGKLNSLTTIQLSGNNLSGPIPSSIGNLIKLTSILLDDNKLCGHIPSTIGNLTKLTKLSLISNALTGNIPTEMNRLTNFEILQLCNNNFTGHLPHNICVSGKLTRFSTSNNQFIGLVPKSLKNCSSLKRVRLQQNQLTANITDSFGVYPNLEYMELSDNNFYGHLSPNWGKCKNLTSLKVFNNNISGSIPPELAEATNLTILDLSSNQLTGEIPKELGNLSSLIQLLISSNHLVGEVPEQIALLHKITILELATNNFSGFIPEQLGRLPNLLDLNLSQNKFEGDIPAEFGQLKIIENLDLSENVLNGTIPTMLGELNRLETLNLSHNNFSGTIPLTYGEMSSLTTIDISYNQFEGPIPNIPAFKNAPIEALRNNKGLCGNSGLEPCSTLGGNFHSHKTKHILVVVLPITLGTLLSALFLYGLSCLLCRTSSTKEYKTAGEFQTENLFAIWSFDGKLVYENIVEATEEFDNKHLIGIGGHGSVYKAEFPTGQVVAVKKLHSLQNGETSNLKAFASEIQALTEIRHRNIVKLYGYCSHPLHSFLVYEFLEKGSVDKILKDNDQAIKLNWNRRVNAIKGVANALCYMHHNCSPSIVHRDISSKNVVLDLEYVAHVSDFGTAKFLNPDSSNWTCFVGTFGYAAPELAYTMEVNEKCDVYSFGILTLEILFGKHPGDIVSTALHSSGIYVTVDAMSLIDKLDQRLPHPTKDIKNEVLSILRIAIHCLSERTHDRPTMGQVCKEIVMSKSS, from the exons ATGGAAGACTTGTATTTTGTGTATAAATATCTCCCATGGCATTATAACAACAAGTCTCTTAGTCTAATACGTAACTTTCTTTGTGTCCAAATTTCCAAAATGTTTCAGAAGATGAAGCCCTTACCATTGTTGTGTGTTCGTCTGTTCTTCTATGTGTTTGTAATAGCCACATCACCTCATGCCACAACAAAAATCCAAGGCAGCGAAGTAGATGTTCTATTGAAGTGGAAAGCAAGCTTTGACAACCATAGTAGGGCATTGCTCTCTTCATGGATCGGTAACGATCCTTGTAGTAGTTGGGAAGGAATCACATGTTGTGATGACTCAAAATCTATCTGCAAGTTAAATCTCACCAATATTGGCCTAAAAGGTATGCTTCAAAGTCTCAATTTCTCATCACTTCCAAAAATCCGCATCttagttttaaaaaacaattccTTTTACGGAGTTGTTCCTCACCATATTGGGGTGATGTCAAATCTGGAAACTCTTGATTTATCACTTAATAGACTCTCTGGTAACATTCCCAGTGAAGTTGGAAAGCTCAATTCCCTTACCACAATCCAATTGTCAGGAAACAACCTCTCTGGGCCAATCCCATCATCCATTGGTAATTTGATCAAATTGACTTCTATTCTTCTTGATGATAATAAACTCTGCGGACATATTCCTTCCACTATTGGAAATTTGACAAAACTCACTAAGTTATCTCTTATTTCAAATGCTCTCACTGGAAATATTCCAACTGAAATGAATAGGCTTACTAATTTTGAAATTCTCCAGTTATGCAATAATAATTTCACAGGTCATTTACCTCACAATATATGTGTTAGTGGAAAGTTAACTCGTTTCTCCACTAGTAATAACCAGTTCATTGGTCTAGTTCCAAAGAGTTTAAAAAATTGCTCAAGCCTTAAGAGAGTGAGACTTCAACAAAACCAACTGACTGCAAATATAACAGATAGCTTTGGTGTGTATCCGAATTTGGAATATATGGAATTGAgtgataataatttttatggtcatctctctccaaattgggGAAAGTGCAAGAATCTCACAAGCCTTAAagttttcaataataatatatcaggAAGCATACCACCCGAATTGGCCGAAGCAACCAATTTAACTATACTGGACCTTTCCTCGAATCAACTCACAGGAGAAATTCCAAAGGAGCTAGGAAACTTATCCTCATTGATCCAGCTCTTGATAAGTAGCAATCATCTTGTAGGAGAAGTTCCTGAACAAATTGCATTATTGCATAAAATAACTATCTTGGAGCTTGCAACAAATAATTTCAGTGGCTTCATCCCAGAACAACTTGGAAGATTACCTAATTTATTGGACTTGAATTTGAGCCAAAATAAGTTTGAAGGAGACATTCCTGCTGAGTTTGGACaattgaaaattattgaaaatcttGATCTTAGCGAGAATGTTTTGAATGGAACCATACCAACAATGCTTGGAGAGTTAAATCGCTTAGAAACATTGAATCTCTCACATAATAATTTTTCTGGTACCATTCCCTTGACCTATGGTGAGATGTCAAGCTTAACAACTATTGATATATCATACAACCAATTTGAAGGTCCAATTCCAAACATTCCAGCCTTCAAAAATGCTCCAATTGAAGCATTAAGAAATAACAAAGGCTTGTGTGGTAACTCTGGCTTAGAGCCTTGCTCAACATTAGGTGGTAACTTTCATAGTCATAAGACTAAACACATTTTGGTGGTTGTTTTACCCATCACTCTAGGCACTCTATTGTCAGCATTATTTCTTTATGGCCTCTCATGCCTTTTATGTCGAACTTCAAGCACAAAAGAATACAAGACTGCAGGAGAATTTCAAACTGAAAATCTATTTGCAATATGGAGCTTTGATGGAAAATTGGTGTATGAGAACATTGTTGAAGCAACTGAAGAGTTTGACAACAAGCATCTCATTGGGATAGGAGGACACGGAAGTGTTTACAAAGCAGAGTTCCCCACAGGACAAGTTGTAGCGGTGAAGAAACTCCATTCATTACAAAATGGAGAGACGTCCAATCTGAAAGCTTTCGCAAGTGAGATCCAAGCTTTAACTGAAATCCGGCATCGAAACATTGTGAAGTTATACGGGTATTGTTCACATCCATTGCactcatttttggtttatgagttctTGGAGAAAGGCAGTGTGGACAAGATTTTGAAAGACAATGACCAAGCAATTAAGTTGAATTGGAATAGGAGGGTAAATGCCATTAAAGGTGTAGCTAATGCTTTATGCTATATGCATCACAATTGCTCACCTTCAATTGTTCATCGTGATATATCCAGCAAGAATGTTGTTTTGGATTTGGAATATGTGGCTCATGTCTCAGACTTCGGAACAGCCAAGTTTCTTAATCCCGATTCTTCCAATTGGACCTGTTTTGTAGGAACCTTTGGATATGCTGCTCCAg AACTTGCATACACAATGGAAGTAAATGAGAAGTGTGATGTGTATAGTTTTGGGATATTAACCTTGGAAATACTTTTTGGAAAGCATCCTGGAGACATTGTATCAACTGCTTTGCATTCAAGTGGTATATATGTAACAGTCGACGCTATGTCATTGATTGATAAGTTGGATCAACGCCTCCCGCATCCTACTAAAGATATCAAGAATGAGGTGTTATCAATTTTAAGGATTGCAATTCATTGCTTAAGTGAGAGAACACATGATCGCCCTACAATGGGGCAAGTTTGCAAGGAGATTGTAATGTCAAAGTCATCTTAA